The Lolium rigidum isolate FL_2022 chromosome 2, APGP_CSIRO_Lrig_0.1, whole genome shotgun sequence genomic interval CTTGTTCACGTTGAGGCGTTGTCCTGGTCGTAGGATAGTTTCAGTCTTCCTAATTTTCAGCTAAGTAACCTGCAGAAGACTTGGCCAAGATCACGTTCCATGGGATGGCACAGAAAGAACGGATCATGGGCAAAATTATGGCACGGTTGGTTGTTCTgttgaataaaaggaaaaaacCGAAAAGGTGCAAGTCAGAGCTCGTCACAAAAACTCTGAGAGCGGTTCATTTTCTCTCAGTTTCGTCAAACACTGTAGTTTCAGAGGGTCGTTTGCAAATTCCACATTAACAAACCAGCGTGATCGCGTTGTGTATGCAGGCTTGTGATCTGACAGGTTTCTCCCAGGTAGATTCACaacgaaagaaaaagaaaacttggGCGTAACAAGATTGGCGTTTCACCGAgaaaaccaatatattcggccttCACCGCCAGTCCTGGCTGGCTGCTTGGCATTTCACCGAACATGTTGTGCTCAGCTAATCCAGAGCAGGCCCAATGTCACAGCCGAACCACCTTCAACACGCAGTACAAAGAATCATGCGTAAAAAGCACCATTCGTATATGACCTAATGCATCAAAATTTCCTAACCGCCGTTCTTTGATCGAACCGGGAACGCCCCAAGAAGCGTTCACACTTCGGTCCGAGGTGCTACGGCCGGCAAACAAAAGGGGAGAAAGAGAgtgggggagggagggagagagagagcgcTCACCTCTCGGAACCAACACCGCTGACGCtgcacgtcctcgccgccgccgccgtcgctgcagCCTCGAACCAGCAATGGGGACTGGACTAGGAGCAACCAGAAGAACAGGGTCGGGAGCTCGCTCCTCCGTGCTTATGGGCCAGGACTGGCCGGCCTAGTACATTTCCGAGGTATAATGATGTCATGGAGAAGGAGCCCAGTAACTTCTGATCCGATCCATTATATATTGCtgattttttccattttttcgggAGGTAGGGACCGTAGGGAGTTAAAGAGAGAGAGTTCCATTGGTTAATTTTAGGATCATCACATCCAGTCTTTAGTTGTCCCTTCATACAAGCAGGAGCGTCAAGATGCCACAAATTCAAGCACACACTCGAACAAGCCGATTTATCACATATACAATTGTAGTTGTATGTGTTTATTCATTAATATCTCCGTCCCAAAAGTAGTTAGTCAAAATTCAATGTTTCCTAAGTCTACCCAATGTTGTCCATAAAATTGATAAAAGTTttcttttttgagaaacacagtacaaacgtagacgtTCACATACACGTGCATACACGCATCCCtataaacgcacacacgcacactctgcccctatgagcacctccggaagactgagccggcagattggatcttgaaattgataaAGTCACCACAGGTGCCTCGCTGTCGATGGAAACGTCTACTGAATGAAAATTCCgcatttatgagacacacagatgtcaaacccgaGGTTTGAACTCTTGTGGGCGGGGGATACAGGGCGGAAACGGATCGGATGCGGATCGGATAGTGCTCTTCCCATATCCGTTTTCATATTTCCAAAACGAATACGGATGCGGATACGGATGTTGCCAAATACGAATTCGGAGCGGATGTTACTCGAATACGAATACGGATCAGATGTTTTCTCAATTCGGAGCGGATACGAATATAAGGAAATAATAAATTCATGTCTTATAATGAGCCAACTATAGAATGATATAGATAAATATATTGATATAATGCATAGTAGTTTCAAATAAAATGACATAAAAGAACATTGGGCCCATTTGTTAGTTTCTCTAGGTTAGATAATTGGCATATTGAGGACGAGTTACTAAAATTGGATATATACATTTCCATATCCACATTTGCTTCAAAATTCAATACCATATTGTATTTGCTTTTTTTAAAACGGATCCGGATATTTACCATATCCATTTCTACCGCCCAGATTCGGAAATTACcacttctattttttatttttcgaaTACGAATGTCGGATAATATGGACTATCCACTACCAGTTTTCACCCCCACAtcttcctaaccacccaacctcagattGGTTCTCAAAATTGATAAAAATTAAAGACATTGATTTTCCTATTACTAAGCATACACGAATGCAATTCTGAAATAGAGTGAGTACCACATATTCCTCCTTCCATCCACAAATAAATGTACTTCTAACTTTTGTCTCCTTTTAAACTTTTATAAATTTGACCCACTTTATAAAAAAGTAGCAATATAATTGAAATTAAATTGGTATATTATGAGGTTACATTTGAAGACGAATCTTGTCATACTAAAGTCGATCAAATTCTAAAAAGTTTGACTTAGCACAAAGGTTAGAAGTACAATTATTGGTGGACGGAGAGAGTAGGCACATAGCATACCATGCAAACGCCCATGTTTCATCAATATTGTGAACGAATTCTTGTTAAAGTGAGTATAATGTTTAATGTTTTCCGATTTCACTAATTCGGAGCCGGGTTGAAACATAATGATCTTAGTCATATCCTAAGCTTTTGGATTTGCATCGTTATTTTTGTATaggtgagttgcaagtggattgcGGCTGAATTTTTCCCATTTGCAAGTGTGTTGCAACTAAAaatgtaaaaaataaaataagtCCATGCATAAtacaaaatggtctgatgacgtcaAGCTAAAGCAAGCTTTGTTCTAAATTTGGGTGATTCTAAACGTGTCAGTCAACCTATCACTTGCATCTTGGTCATCttgtttattggcccaccattttATCATGAGGTCACCATGAAAAAGATATTGATCGACGATATGATTCCATTCTGGCAATTTCGAGTTTCATTAATGGGAACTTAAACGAATTTCGTCCAATTGATCGCGTTGAGTTGACCAATTGAAATTTCCTTTCACGAGTAGCTTCACGTTGACGTTGTAACCTTTTCATGGTCGTCATAAACAAGTAGATATGCGTCTAACTACTATATGGTAAGTTCTTCAGATGAGAAGCAAGGTCACCATGTGAGCAAGAGGGTGAGAGTAAAATTAGGCCCGTATGCAACCAAATAGACTAAGCTTGTGTCTCTGCTGGGCCAAACAGAAGTTTCACGATTGGACATTTTGCCATATTCTCGTTTCGAGCGAGGCGTCCTATGCCTTCCCCATGAGCTCCAAATTTGATACAGATTACCAAACATGTCCTTGGTGCCCCTGCTGCATTATAttatgcgcatgttgagatggatgtgtGGCCATACGAGGAAGGACCGAGTCTGGAATGATGATATACTAGATAGAGTTGGGGTAACACCGATTGTAGAGAAGCTTGTCCAACGTCGTCTAAGATGATTTGGGCATATTCAGCGCATCCCTCCAGCAGTGCATAGTGGACGGCTAAAGTGCACGTGTTGATAATGTTAAGAGAGGATgaggtagaccaaacttgacatggtatGAGTCCGTAAAGAGAGATCTGTAGAACTggagtatcaccaaagaactagcCATGGAAAGAACAGCGTGGAAGTTtgctatccatgtgccagaaccatgagttggttacgagatcttatgggtttcacatctagcctaccccaacttattTGGGAATAAAGaatttattgttgttgttgttgttgtattttCTCATTGTGTAGTCTTTATTATTGATATATTAGCCATCATGTTGGGTGTTGCTAGGGTTCAAATTGGTGCTCATTAAGCATCTTTATTTGCAATCCATACCTCATAGGAGGAAGGTAACTCTATATTTTTTTATTCAATATACAATTTAAGGAACTGGTGTTTTGGAAAGTTGAGAAACTAAATGCATCTTTTCGTGATGCAAATCCACTATTTCAACAAGTATTCTATTGATTTATGTGGTTTATATATGTCAATGTAGCTTTTCTTTCAAATAAGTTGGTCACCAAGAAAATATTCCACATAAAAAGGTCAAAAAGAAACTTTGGTGTTCCGCTCTtgccatttttttaaaaaaaaaagtgtgGGATGACAAAAGGCTTGAATCTTATATATCTTGAGTTCTCAATCTACACCTACCTATGTGGAGAAAAGAAACATTGGCGAGCTATAATGTTTCTACATTAACATTTTCTTTGGGTTGCCAGTGCATAAATTGAGTTGTGTTATTAGTTTTATTTCCTATGTACGCCAGTGGGCATATGTTACTTGTATTCATAAAAGAAACAATGCAGAGATGGTATGAATACAAGCAAAAGAAAACAAGGAGAAAACAAATGGTCCTAAAGCTGCGAACTGTCCTCACCGTAACTACCAAGGACCAAAATCCTTCGCCATCGCCTGAGAAGAAGAGCACTAGTAGCCGGTCCACACTTTGGCACTGTAGAAACTCCTAGCCATAAAACGTTAACGAGCTGCAATAGCCATATTAGTTGGAAGGACCAAGCATGAGTTATTGGTATATGCCCTAGTCCTGATGCTTTTTGCAAGCTTTATTTTACGCTTATGCATGATTTGCATTATCTATACACGTTTTACGACCTTTTGAACAGAGGGTCTATGTATTTATGTATCCATCAAAATTACCAAAAATACTACACATGATTCGCATTctggaataatttcttcttctgtCCACAAAAGGCTACAAAAGAACTGCCCTGCCTATATGGTGGTGCTAATCAGTTACTACTCCAGTGCTTAGTAGTATCATTCAGAAAAACGTGGTTATTTCAGAGATAAAAACTTTGCCTCATCTTATTAGTTAAGAAAGAATTTTACAGAACGAAACATTGCAAgagtagccaatgctcaagcaagcGCTCGAGCGAAGGCTCAAAGTCTAAGAAAAACGTGGTTATGATAGAGCCGTGCCGTGGCATAACCTCTACTATAAACAAAGCTCAACTTGAGCAATCAGTCCATTTATGCGTCCAGGCAGCTTGGACGAGATCAAGTAAAGTGACCTATCAACTATCGTCACATGGCCCTAACATGAATATATCGAAGATGGAGTGAGTGTTTATCTTTTTTGACAAAATATGGAGTGAGAGTTAATTGTAGTGTTCTTGTAGCATCAacaaaataaatcaaacaaatcACTATCATGCCAAAGTATCTTCCAATACTCAAAGTCTCTCTACTCCTATCATCGATGTCATCAGCGTCCCGAAAACACACTCCATCTAAAAAAAATGCCTCATATTCTCCACCTGACTAATCTACCGCCGTCCATTCCACATCTTTTTTCGCGAACAACCGTCCATTCCACATCGAACGGCTCAGATCATTTTTCGACAGTGAAGATTCAGTGGAATCCGAGCACCAGCGGAATCTGTCGAGGGTCGCGGGCTTTTTGGCTCTGCACAATCAAGCAAGCAACAAGATCACATATCCTTCTCCACCTCTCATCCCTCCCACGAAGCTCCAACAAGCCAAGAAAGTCTCCGTCAGTCCGTCCCTCTCCTCACCTCGTGTTCCTGCTTCTCCCACGACCATGGCCGTGTCCACGGCGATGTCCAAAGCTCTCACCGTGCGAGGACCCAGCCACTTTCGCCACCGCCTCATGGCGACGAGCTCTCAGCAGCCGTCGCTTCCACGGCAGCCTCTTCTTCCCCGCAGACCAAGCATCACGCTCGCCGCGAGCCCGCGGATGCTGCCGGCGAGACCCAGGCTCTCGTCAACCGAATCAGACCTGTCCCCGACGCCGCCCTCGGAGCGCACCATGACGGGCTGGGACCTGGCCAGCCTCTGGGTCGGCCTCGTGGTCGGCGTGCCGTCCTACTACctcgccggcagcctcgtcgacCTCGGCATGTCGGCGCTCCAGGGCGTGGCCACGGTCGCCCTCGCCAACCTCGTCGTCCTCGCCTGCCTCGTGCTCACGGCCgcgccggcggccacgcacgggctGCCGTTCCCGGTGCTGGCGCGCGCCACTTTCGGCGTGCGCGGCGCGCACGTCCCGGCCGTCATCCGCGCCCTCGTCGGCTGCGGCTGGTTCGGCATCGAGTCCTGGATCGGAGGCCGCGCCGTGTTCCTCCTCCTGCCGTCCGCTCTCAAGTCCTACCAGCCGCTGCTCACGCCCGTGCCGGGCCTCGGCGCCGCGCCGCTCGAGTTCGCCTGCTTCCTCGCCTTCTGGGCCGCGCAGCTCAGCGTCATCATGAACGGCATGGAGGGCATCCGCAAGCTCGAGAGGTACTCGGCGCCCATCCTCATCGTGCTCACCTCCGCGCTGCTCGCCTGGGCCTACGTGTCcgccggcggcttcggccgcatcCTCTCGCTGCCGCCGCGGCTCACGGGCGCCGAGTTCTGGAAGGTCTTCTTCCCGGCGCTCACCGCCAACATTGGGTTCTGGGCGACGGTGGCCATCAACATACCGGACTTCGCGCGGTACGCACGGAGCCAGGCGGACCAGGTGCTCGGCCAGGCCGGGCTGCCACTGTTCATGGGCATGTTCACCTTCGCAGGGCTCGCGGTGACCTCCTCCACCGAGGTGATCTTCGGCCACATCATCTCTGACCCTATCGAGCTCCTGGGCCGCATCGGCGGGCCGGCGACCACCGTCCTCGCCATCTTCGGCATCAGCCTGGCCACCATCACGACCAACATCGCCGCCAACGTCGTCGCGCCGGCCAACGCGTTCGTCAGCATGAGCCCGAGGAGGTTCACGTTCGCGCAGGGGGCGCTCATCACCGCGCTGCTCGGCATCGCATGCCAGCCATGGCGGCTCCTCAGCTCCAGCGAGAGCTTCGTCTACACCTGGTTGCTCGGCTACTCGGCGCTCATGGGCCCCATCGGAGGGGTCATCCTCGCCGACCACTACATCGTCAGGCGCACCCATTTGGACGTCGATGCGCTCTACTCCGAGAACAGGGAGAGCCCGTACTATTTCCAGGGTGGTTTCAATGTTGCGGCCATGGTGGCCATGGCGGCCGGAGTTGCGCCCATCGTGCCTGGGTTTCTGCACAAGGTTGGACTTCTGCCGAGTGTCTCGGAGGCATTTGTCACGGCGTACAACAATGCCTGGTTCGTCAGCTTTTTTATCGCCGGCACCGTCTACTGtctgctctgctgccggagaggcgGTGAAGTGAAATACCAAAGCAGTTGATACCCAAGTAGAACTCGTTAATTTCAGTCCATTGGGATTTGTAAAGAGTTGCCCCTCTGATCCATAGTAACTGTCGCTGATTTAGtataaatttgtactaaattAGCTACACTTATTACAATCGGAGGGAATATTGAAGTGGATTTCAAAATGGCATGATGAAAAAAAAAGCTCCAGGGGGTAACATTGGCAGGACCTCCCAGGGAGGAACTGCAGGTCTGAATTATCACTATTAAGCTGTGCTGCCTGGCCCTCTATTTAGTTTTAGATGTTGTGTTTTCACTCGTTTGTTTATGCATTGGAAGCGGAAGGCTTTCTAATTAAACGTCAGCTAACATAAAGGCAACATATCCAGTTTGCAACAAAGGCTacctccaagcattgaaacaacaTAAGTTGTCTGGGGAAAGATGACAAGAAGCTCTAGCCAAGTAAAGAAAACTATGTCTCGACTGTGTCACTACGATTTCTCAGTTGCCATGCCTCATTGTTGGTTTACATAACTTGGGGCAGAACAGAAGTATCAGGAAATATACAAATACCAATTGCTGGTATTCATAACTAACTGTGCTAGCTGTCGGATCAGATGATAGAAGAATCATATCATCTGTGATGGCGAAATCGCTGACAGCTCGCACTCCAGTTGGACAGCTAGGATATGAGAAACCAACCTACCCTTCCAAGGAATTGGGTATGTATGTGTCATATCAACGCCTGGTTTTGACCATCTTCCCTCTAGATGCCTTCTTCTCCATTTTCTCCCTTTTCTTTCGGGACTTCTCATCTTCAACTTCACCCTGAAAACAGGAGGTACAATGCTTATGAGTCATTTCCAGATGATGATAACAACTGCTAGCATGCACGGCCTATTTATACCTCTGAACCACCACCGAAAAATGTTCCTCTCAACAGACCAAAAATCTTGTATCCACCAAAAGCTGGTATCTGCAGATCAAGAAGTATGCATCAAAAATAAGAAATATAATTTGGAGTTGACATTATTGGGGAACCCTCTTGGTAGTGTCTACAAGACTATATACAACTCTTGGTAGTGCCACTGCGATGACACAAACCCCTAGCCAAGAAAAGGTTCAGTCTAACTTGGTCCAAAATATGACTGCGCATCCGCCCAAACCAAAACGGTACAATTTGAATAACATGCTACTACATTCATCATTCAAATTGCATGACTGTTTTCTATACAGAACACTTAAGGCCATATTTTCGCACCAAAATTTTCAAGTATACACACTAGAACATAATGAACATTGACAATTGAAAAGAAAAAACATGACATTTAAAAATCAAACATTTTAGATTGGGAAAACTGCATTTAGTGGCAGGTGATGGCATTTTGAATTGATATTTGTATAAGAGCCCAGTTACAGTAAACTCCATCTGGGTCAACCACACACTGCACAACCAACCATTTGCTATTCTCTAATAATGCAAAATGGTTAAGCCATAGTTAGTTGCCCTGGAACCCTTGACCTTAAATATTGGGTTCTATCTCCCTGAGCAGTGGGAACTATTCTCTTACGTGTCCTCATGAATACAACCAGTAATGGGCTGCAGTTGGACCTAATTCTAACTGGACCAGGTCGCAAACTTTCAGTCCAGTTGCTATACATTGAAACACCTACTGCAAAATTGTCAAAATAATCCCCTAAGAATGAACCGGTAGTTGAAGCAAAACCCATACACACAGATCAGATGATCATTGGTACACAATGATAATGTTTCTAATTTAATGAACTTATTAGGtcaaatgataaaaaaaatgttATAATTTCAGTGCACAATGATGCAAAACCAAAGTAAATATCTGCAGTTATGTCACAGATAAAAAAAGGGAGCCAAGAATGATAAACTATTACCAACCAAGGTTCCATCTTGTaagatactactacctccgtacCAAAATATAAAACGTCTTATGTTTAAGGACAGAGAAAGTACATAATAAGCGCAGGTCTTTTATACTTTACATTCAGTATGTTGTTTGTTAAAGAAGACACCCTAGGGTGATTTCAACAGGACCGCCATGAGAAGTAATTGTTATGGTAAACAAGAATACAGTATGAAGTAACAAGTCATGTGTGTATCTTACCACAAGATATGTCCACCAAAATTTTCCAGAAATAATGGACGCGAGCTGCACAAACACTGTGATGTATATCACATCTTCTAAATATCTGCACAAAAAGATGCAGGAAACAGTTTGTAATTAGATTATAAGAAAGAGAACCAAGCACCACATATACAAATTGACATGATCCTCCCGTGGAAAAGAATAATTTCTTGactttacatttttgaaccataatTTTAACATGTTTTTAGCCTTATTTGCTTTAGTTACCAGTGTACATAAAGCATTAGTATTGTAAATTACTTTTAAGGCTGAGAGCCGCAGACAATGTAGCCCTCTATTAGATGATACATGATCAAGTAGGATGATCAAGAGCTAACAACTACATGTCTACATCCTGGCATGCAGTTCCTTACTCGGAAATCCCACCGGTGCGCATATCATAACCAGCACTCAGCAGTTCTTTTTCACCCGAATCAGAATACTCTGGCTTTGTCATATTAGCGAGTTGCTTGTATGAAAGAAAATAGGCAGCAGATGTCACCACGAGGCCAAACCAATGCTTCCAGGTAAATGAAGAGTACATTATGGCCATCCTCACTACAATGTAAAAAATCTGCAAAGAAAGAAAGTTACACATGAACAGATGAACTAGTCCTCGAACTCAAAATAGTTAAACCCCACAGATGCTCAGCAAAAACATGTAAATAGATGATGGCATACTTCCATAAATAGACATTGTAGCTAATACATGCGCTTCAACAAATGCAATTCACAGGAGAAGGCTCAAAAATCTCTACAGGTGATTAAAAGCAAACTAAACAAGGCAGCGCAAGTGATCCCACAATCAAAAATAAGTCATATATCTGCAGGTATCCTCCCTCCCACCCTCTCGCTAGCTAGCTTGCTTCTTCTCACCACCCAATCCTGGCATGCAATATTCAATTCAACGCCTTCCAAAAAGAAAGGGCTGAATGGACACGAACTACTACTCTAGACTCCAGACGACTATTCCAGACCAGATGAGCTAATCAGATGTTAGGCTTCGTCAAAACCACTACACAGAGCTCAATATCACTGGAAATCCGTCAAATACGAAGTATCGGGCAGCAACGATCTACGAACGTCCCAAGCAAATTCACGGATCTGGGGGGCGGAAGGGGGAACCAAAAGGGGACTGCTCACGTTGGACCCGAGGATTATGCGCCAGAGGAGTTCCATGCGCTGCTTGTTCTTCTCCACAACCTTCTTCGCTCCCTGGTTCGCCATGGCCGCGCTGCACGAGATCCTTCCTCTTCTCTCCCAAGCTGTCCCTGGCCCTGGGGTTTGTAGTGGAATTTTTTCAGCCGAATCAGCCTTCGATAGGAACAAGAACTAGGGAACTGGGCCGATTCCCCGTCCCTTCCAACTGGGCCTGGCCCACGTGGGGATTTTCGGCCCATACGCTCAGATTGCCCAGTGCTACAGTATTTAAATGCAGTACACCTGCAATCCTGCATCCCACAACGTCTGCCACGCGCCGTGAGCCAGTAACTGCCACGAGCCCACCGCCGCGCGCTCACCGGCAGAGAGAGAGCGAGCGCAGAGCAGGATGGCGCAGCTCTGGGCGGTGTTCCTGGCCGTGGGCTCGCTCGCCATCGGCATGCTCGGGGTGCTCGGCGTCTGGCTCTGCTACCTGTTCCAGGCCGTGGCGCGGGggccgcctcccgccccgccgccCGAGACGCCGGAgacggacgacggcgacgacaagAACGGGCTGTCGGAGGCGGAGCTGAGGCAGCTTGGCGGGGTCGTCCAGGCGGAGGccgcggacgaggacgaggaggaggaggcgctctGCCCGATCTGCCTCGACGCCATGGAGCCCGGCCGCGCCGTGCGCGTCCTCCCCGGCTGCAACCGCGCCTTCCACCAGGACTGCGTCGACCGGTGGCTGGCCATCTCGCCGCGCTGCCCCGTGTGCAACGTCTGGGCCACGCCGCAGTCGCCGCTGGCCTCGCCGACGGCCTTCAAGGCTGCTCCGGGATGTTGACATGGGGGGCGGCCCGCGCGCGCGTTCTTGGTTCTTGGCGAATCTTGGTCTGCCTCTCGACTTCTGATCAAGAAAAGCGCGCATTTCAAGACTGCTCCGGGATGTTGGCATGGGGGCGGCGCGCGCGTTCTTGGTTCTTGGCGAATCTTGGTCTGGCCTCTCAACTTCTGATCAAGAAGCGTGCTTGACCAACTCTAGTTAGTTTTCTTGGCTCGGAGAGTGGTTCTTGATGCGTCCTTGTGAGCTTCATGGCTGTGTACAGGATTCTTCGACGGGAGACTGCATGTAATTGCCTCAATCTTAAGTTTCTTGCTAGAAATCAGTAGGATTTTGCAGTTATGcgacctttttcttttcttctagcAGATCATCACATTTGTTCGGATTTGGTCTATTTGATGAACTGGCGAACAGTAAATGCTGTGAAGATACCACATTATGCTGCGGGATtagcatatcaatcctattaatcagaacttttctaattcAGTCTCTTTTTTCAAATTTGGTTCTTTCTTAGAGCTGCAAATTGAAGAATTGAAGGCCTGTGTAGCATTAAACCTGTCGTTGAAAATCCGAATTGCTTATCAACATTTTGCCTGCTGATAAAAAAATTTGCAATTTGCAATGCTGGTTTGATTGATGCCTTCATGGTTCTTTAGAATCTTTATTAAGCCCAGAGTTACATTTTTCAATAAAGAGCCCCCAGCTACATTGCTGCTTGAGTTACTTCATTGTTATATTTCTGATCAAATGCTCCAAAAGTATGGATCTTGTTTGCTGTTATGTTGCATAATGGTCATCTTGAGACTTATGGGTACTACTGAGTTTGAAGCTTAAAACTTCTAATGTGGTTGATATGTTTTACTCATCTGTTGGTCTTTTGCCAAACATTAACTTACATGATTTGTCAGGGTATGGTCAGATGCTTCAGATTTCTATTTAGTTGTGTGAACGAGTCATGGCGCTTTAAGAAGGTGTGTGTTTACTATGTACCATAGTTCTGAACCTCTTGTAGTCTTGTTGCTTCATTAACCAGTGTTGCATGTTATTCTTTCAGTTTAATGGGCCAATATGCCTCACTTAAATAAGAAGCGGTAATCAGCATTTTACTTCATGATGTTTCAGTTGGCAGTACTAGTTTGATGATTTCATGGTACTTTAAAATCTTCAATAATCTCAACAGTTGGATTGCTGCTTGAGTTACTTCATCTGATCAAACGCTCCAATAGTTGGCATAATGTT includes:
- the LOC124688035 gene encoding E3 ubiquitin-protein ligase ATL23-like, translating into MAQLWAVFLAVGSLAIGMLGVLGVWLCYLFQAVARGPPPAPPPETPETDDGDDKNGLSEAELRQLGGVVQAEAADEDEEEEALCPICLDAMEPGRAVRVLPGCNRAFHQDCVDRWLAISPRCPVCNVWATPQSPLASPTAFKAAPGC
- the LOC124688033 gene encoding purine-uracil permease NCS1-like; protein product: MAVSTAMSKALTVRGPSHFRHRLMATSSQQPSLPRQPLLPRRPSITLAASPRMLPARPRLSSTESDLSPTPPSERTMTGWDLASLWVGLVVGVPSYYLAGSLVDLGMSALQGVATVALANLVVLACLVLTAAPAATHGLPFPVLARATFGVRGAHVPAVIRALVGCGWFGIESWIGGRAVFLLLPSALKSYQPLLTPVPGLGAAPLEFACFLAFWAAQLSVIMNGMEGIRKLERYSAPILIVLTSALLAWAYVSAGGFGRILSLPPRLTGAEFWKVFFPALTANIGFWATVAINIPDFARYARSQADQVLGQAGLPLFMGMFTFAGLAVTSSTEVIFGHIISDPIELLGRIGGPATTVLAIFGISLATITTNIAANVVAPANAFVSMSPRRFTFAQGALITALLGIACQPWRLLSSSESFVYTWLLGYSALMGPIGGVILADHYIVRRTHLDVDALYSENRESPYYFQGGFNVAAMVAMAAGVAPIVPGFLHKVGLLPSVSEAFVTAYNNAWFVSFFIAGTVYCLLCCRRGGEVKYQSS
- the LOC124688034 gene encoding transmembrane protein 208 homolog, with the translated sequence MANQGAKKVVEKNKQRMELLWRIILGSNIFYIVVRMAIMYSSFTWKHWFGLVVTSAAYFLSYKQLANMTKPEYSDSGEKELLSAGYDMRTGGISEYLEDVIYITVFVQLASIISGKFWWTYLVIPAFGGYKIFGLLRGTFFGGGSEGEVEDEKSRKKREKMEKKASRGKMVKTRR